The window CGAATTACTGTCGACACTCATTGGTAAATATGATATCGGAATTGCTGTACAAGGCGTCAAGCTTCAAGATGTCGAACTTCCGAATGCTGAAGTCCGGGCCGCCTTCACAGCCGTGACGGATGCACGCGAAACAAAAAACACAAAAATAAATGAAGCGAAAAAGTATGAGAACCAAAAAAAGAACGAAGCAATCGGGGAAGTTGACGCGGTCAAATCGAATGCAATTGGGCAAAAGAAAGCACGTACTGAGCTAGCGTTAGGTGATGTCGCACTTTTTAATGACCTCCTTGCAGAATACTCAAAGAATAAAGCAATCACGCGTCAACGGCTTGTCATCGAGACACTTGAACAAGTATTGCCGAAAGCAAAAATTTATATTATGAACGACACAGGTGAAACGGTGAAATATCTTCCGTTGCAGCAAATGGAAAGTACACCACCACCGCCAGAAGAGCCTAAAACGGAAGGGGTTGAAACGGATGGCAAATGACAATAATCCATTTAAATCCATCGAAGAAAAATTCCTTGAAAGACAGCGCGAGAAACAGAAAAGGCCAAAAGCGACAGGTGGGCCTGTTACACCAAAAGCACCGATTGAAGTCAAGAAATATGTAAAGTTGACACTTATCCTCACCGCCATATTTGCATTAGCAGTCATCATGATCGCTAATATTTTCATCGTTAAAGAAGATGAATACCGCGTTGTACGACAATTTGGGGAAATTAAGCGCATCGTTCAGGAACCAGGAATGAACATGAAAATTCCATTCATCCAAAGTGTTACTTCTCTTCCGAAAAGTCTGATGACCTATAATGTCTCGGAAGCTGAAATAAATACCAAAGATAAGAAGCGTATCATCATCGACAACTATTCAGTTTGGAGGATCACCAATCCCGGAAAGATGATTTCAAATGCACGAAATATCATCAATGCTGAAGCTCGGATGGAAGAGTTCATCTACTCAGTTGTTCGAACAGAACTGGGGCAGCTGAATTATGTAGATGTCGTCAATGATGAAAATTCTTCCCGAGGCAGTTTGAATGACCGTGTAACGAAACGGGTAAATGAATTTTTAGCTGAGGGGAACTACGGAATCGAAGTTGTGGATGTCCGTATGAAGCGCATTGATTTGCCTGAGGAAAATGAACAATCGATTTATACGCGGATGATTTCTGAACGTCAATCGACTGCTCAATCTTATTTATCACAAGGGGATGCAGATAAGCGCCGGATCGAAGCGGAGACAGACCGTGAAGTGCAGGAGATGCTGGCAACTGCAAAAAAAGAAGCAGCAATTATCCACGCTGAAGGAGAATCCGCAGCGGCAAAAATCTATAATGATTCATTTTCAAAAGATCCAGAGTTTTATAACTTGTATCGTACACTTCAGTCATATACGAAAACAATCGGTGATGATACGATGATCATCATCCCAGCCGACTCTCCGTACGCAAAAGTGCTGACAGGCTATCTTGAGTAAAGAATAGCGTAGGAAGCTGTCCAAATGGCCACATAACCCGTTGGCAGTGAACTTGAATTTAACCTAAACATCGCGTCGTTTTCTTTTATACTTGCCCCCGTGGTAAGATGAATGAAGATGACGTTTTTTTGAATAGGAGTGGAATATACGTGACGACTAAGAAAATCGTGTTACTTGACGGAAACAGTCTGGCATATCGGGCATTTTTTGCATTGCCTTTACTAACCAATGATAATGGAATCCATACCAATGCAGTATACGGCTTTACAATGATGTTGCAAAACATCCTGGAAGAAGAAAAACCTACACATATTCTCGTTGCATGGGATGCAGGGAAAACAACATTCAGGCATAAAACGTATGGAGAATATAAAGGTGGACGTCAGAAAACACCACCGGAATTATCGGAGCAATTCCCTTATTTGCGTAAGCTTCTTGATGCCTACAATATTCCTCAATATGAACTGGATCAGTACGAAGCGGATGATATCATCGGTACGCTCAGTAAGACGGGCGATGCGGATGGTTCTGAAATCGTCGTCATTTCAGGGGACAAAGATTTAACGCAACTTGCAAGCAGTAATACTACGGTGTTCATCACCCGAAAAGGGATGACGGACATTGAGAAATACACACCTGAACATGTAATGGAAAAGTACGGCATCGAGCCCCGTCAAATCATTGATATGAAAGGGCTTATGGGCGATGCTTCAGATAATATTCCGGGTGTCCCCGGTGTCGGTGAAAAAACGGCACTTAAATTATTGGTGGAATATGGCTCTATTGAAAATGTGTACAAATCACTCGATAAGATTACAGCTAAAAAACTGAATCAGAATTTAACGGAAAATCAAGAGCAAGCGTTCATGAGCAAAGACTTAGCGACAATCGAAGTAGCTGCGCCAATCACGGTCTCCCTGAATGATTTAGCGTATGAGGGACCTGACATGGAAGAAGTGACGAGTATATACCGTGAATTGAAATTCAAAACGCTTCTTGATAAAATCGCACCGCAAGCAGCGGAAGAGCCAAAAGAAGCGATTGATGTGACAATCGTTTCGGAATTAATGGATGCGGATTTATCAAACGAGATGGCAATACATGTCGAAATGATGGATGAAAACTATTTGAC of the Sporosarcina sp. FSL K6-1508 genome contains:
- the hflK gene encoding FtsH protease activity modulator HflK, producing the protein MSTRRTLMTVGMIIVGLLLLIVAFTTWYTVDESEQAVVITFGKADTTVTDSGLHFKLPWPIQRAEILSKETYSLQFGYKQDSGGELVSYDKETKMITGDEYIVLTDLVVQWKITEPQKYLFNAQDPKEILHDATSASIRSIIGSSTIDAALTDGKAEIEAQTRELLSTLIGKYDIGIAVQGVKLQDVELPNAEVRAAFTAVTDARETKNTKINEAKKYENQKKNEAIGEVDAVKSNAIGQKKARTELALGDVALFNDLLAEYSKNKAITRQRLVIETLEQVLPKAKIYIMNDTGETVKYLPLQQMESTPPPPEEPKTEGVETDGK
- the hflC gene encoding protease modulator HflC; translation: MANDNNPFKSIEEKFLERQREKQKRPKATGGPVTPKAPIEVKKYVKLTLILTAIFALAVIMIANIFIVKEDEYRVVRQFGEIKRIVQEPGMNMKIPFIQSVTSLPKSLMTYNVSEAEINTKDKKRIIIDNYSVWRITNPGKMISNARNIINAEARMEEFIYSVVRTELGQLNYVDVVNDENSSRGSLNDRVTKRVNEFLAEGNYGIEVVDVRMKRIDLPEENEQSIYTRMISERQSTAQSYLSQGDADKRRIEAETDREVQEMLATAKKEAAIIHAEGESAAAKIYNDSFSKDPEFYNLYRTLQSYTKTIGDDTMIIIPADSPYAKVLTGYLE